One segment of Cryptococcus neoformans var. grubii H99 chromosome 2, complete sequence DNA contains the following:
- a CDS encoding oxidoreductase has translation MYKVRFLSPIAAGKVQTPTFSYTTYNARQYLHSHSRVLLYIAPRSTIINNTMSFSSPSSFSSSVYFSSPPSSSPSTPPPASSYPSSTNKPKVLFIGDLGGHETFDKQIHQIAEVHTLPKVTYDETVELIKQKVEQVGGGFVAFGGLFTSTDTVPNRWDATLLSPLLPSCKLFVGPGAGYDKVDVPWFTSVGAMYANAPTIVGKRTAEGALVLTLAAMRGVVRYDMSVRKGVWVDRGVRTVDWKTAKIGIIGLGSIGSHLAFLLSSIGATSILYHSRRPSLHAASNPEWTYLPNRDDLYAQSNVIILTCPLTKETEGMIGREAFGKMKDGVILVNVSRGKVVKEDDLVEALESGKVMRAALDVFENEPAVHPNLLTNPNVILSPHVAPAPDSIGPSLTGEVLENIIHYLQTGMPLTPVNLHQLKAEGWEVDRKGFV, from the exons ATGTATAAAGTGAGATTTCTATCACCTATTGCAGCCGGAAAGGTTCAAACACCCACTTTTTCATACACCACATACAACGCACGACAGTATCTGCATAGCCACTCGAGGGTCCTACTATACATCGCACCACGATCAACAATAATCAACAACACCATGTCCTTTTCAagcccctcctccttttcctcgtcaGTCTACTTCTCATCacccccctcctcctctccatccacaCCACCACCCGCATCCTCATATCCATCCTCTACAAACAAACCCAAAGTCCTCTTTATTGGCGACCTGGGCGGCCACGAAACCTTTGATAAGCAGATCCACCAAATCGCCGAGGTACATACTCTTCCCAAAGTTACGTACGACGAGACGGTAGAGTTGATCAAACAAAAAGTGGAACAAGTCGGTGGAGGCTTTGTCGCTTTTGGG GGCTTATTCACTAGTACAGACACCGTCCCGAATCGATGGGACGccacccttctctccccACTTTTACCATCCTGCAAGCTCTTCGTCGGTCCCGGGGCGGGTTATGACAAAGTCGACGTCCCATGGTTTACTTCCGTCGGAGCCATGTACGCCAATGCACCCACCATTGTGGGCAAGAGAACGGCCGAAGGGGCACTGGTACTGACGTTGGCGGCAATGAGGGGAGTTGTGAGGTATGATATGAGTGTAAGGAAGGGAGTATGGGTAGATAGGGGCGTCAGAACTGTTGATTGGAAGACCGCCAAA ATAGGCATCATAGGCCTTGGATCAATCGGATCCCACCTCGCTTTCCTTCTATCCTCCATCGGCGCCACTTCCATCCTCTACCATTCCCGCCGCCCATCCCTCCACGCCGCATCCAATCCAGAATGGACATACCTTCCCAATCGGGACGATCTTTACGCCCAGTCGAatgtcatcatcctcacaTGCCCATTGACAAAAGAGACAGAAGGTATGATTGGGCGGGAAGCGTttggaaagatgaaagatggCGTGATTTTGGTCAATGTGAGTCGGGGAAAGGTCGTGAAGGAGGACGATTTGGTGGAGGCTTTGGAGAGCGGCAAAG TAATGCGAGCAGCGCTAGACGTCTTCGAAAACGAACCTGCCGTCCACCCAAATCTCCTCACGAATCCCAATGTC aTCCTATCTCCCCACGTCGCCCCCGCTCCCGACTCCATAGGCCCATCCTTAACAGGCGAAGTCCTCGAAAACATTATCCATTACCTCCAAACCGGTATGCCACTCACACCCGTTAACTTGCATCAGCTCAAGGCTGAAGGCTGGGAGGTTGATAGAAAGGGATTTGTTTGA